In the genome of Rhizobium rhizogenes, one region contains:
- the rlmH gene encoding 23S rRNA (pseudouridine(1915)-N(3))-methyltransferase RlmH — translation MRISIFAVGRLKSGPEKDLASRYIERLAKTGPAIGLEFSRVIEVAESRASNAETRKREEAAMLEKHLPDGTVLVLLDERGKALDSPAFASFFGDLRDSGKRELVIAIGGADGLDPTLYDRAAAVINLGKLTWPHQIVRILIAEQLYRAVTILSGHPYHRV, via the coding sequence ATGCGGATTTCGATTTTTGCGGTGGGACGGCTGAAATCCGGCCCGGAAAAGGATCTTGCGTCCCGTTATATCGAGCGTCTTGCGAAGACCGGCCCGGCGATCGGGCTGGAGTTTTCGCGGGTGATCGAAGTGGCGGAAAGCCGGGCATCGAATGCGGAAACGCGCAAGCGCGAAGAAGCCGCGATGCTGGAAAAACATCTCCCCGACGGCACGGTGCTCGTCTTGCTGGACGAGCGCGGCAAGGCGCTGGACAGTCCTGCCTTTGCTTCGTTTTTTGGTGACCTGCGCGACAGCGGCAAGCGCGAACTCGTTATCGCCATAGGTGGCGCTGACGGGCTGGATCCGACCCTTTACGACAGGGCGGCGGCCGTTATCAACCTCGGCAAGCTTACCTGGCCGCACCAGATCGTTCGTATCCTGATTGCCGAGCAGCTTTACCGCGCCGTCACCATTCTCTCAGGCCATCCCTATCACCGGGTTTGA
- the rsfS gene encoding ribosome silencing factor, whose amino-acid sequence MPPLLCDAENRVASICFVILGKGKPLTTVHSKGRAFVAIPKGQDSGVDAAGHALDTVLASLEDSKAEDIVSLDIAGKSALADYMVVVSGRSNRHVSAICEHLLRDMKDEGFGNARVEGLETGDWVLIDTGDIIVHVFRPEIRAFYNIEKMWATPDMPEETLH is encoded by the coding sequence ATGCCACCTTTATTGTGTGACGCAGAGAATCGCGTCGCCAGTATCTGTTTTGTCATTCTTGGAAAGGGAAAACCTCTGACAACAGTACACAGCAAGGGAAGAGCATTCGTTGCTATCCCGAAGGGCCAGGACAGTGGCGTCGATGCCGCCGGCCATGCTCTCGACACCGTCCTCGCGAGCCTTGAGGACTCCAAGGCCGAAGATATCGTATCTCTCGACATTGCCGGAAAATCGGCGCTTGCGGACTACATGGTGGTGGTCTCCGGGCGATCGAACAGGCATGTCTCGGCGATCTGCGAGCATCTTCTCAGGGATATGAAGGATGAAGGGTTCGGAAACGCCCGTGTTGAAGGTCTTGAGACCGGGGACTGGGTGCTGATCGACACCGGCGATATCATCGTTCATGTGTTCCGTCCGGAAATCCGCGCCTTCTACAATATTGAAAAAATGTGGGCGACACCGGACATGCCGGAAGAAACGCTGCATTGA
- a CDS encoding nicotinate-nucleotide adenylyltransferase has translation MPHAERGMVVGLFGGSFNPPHAGHALVAEIALRRLGLDQLWWMVTPGNPLKSRSELASLEDRIAACEKLVSDPRIKVTAFEKSLGISYTANTLAKVKAKNPHVRFIWIMGADNLKSFHRWQKWRTIAETFPIAVIDRPGSTLSYLSSTMAHAFSQARIDEDDAGVLWKKRAPAWVFIHGPRSTLSSTALRNNHK, from the coding sequence ATGCCGCATGCGGAACGCGGCATGGTTGTCGGCTTGTTCGGCGGCTCTTTTAATCCGCCGCATGCCGGCCATGCGCTTGTTGCCGAGATCGCGTTGCGGCGGCTGGGTCTCGACCAGCTCTGGTGGATGGTCACACCCGGCAATCCGCTGAAAAGCCGTTCAGAACTCGCGTCGCTTGAGGACCGCATCGCCGCCTGCGAAAAGCTTGTCAGCGATCCGCGCATCAAGGTGACCGCCTTCGAGAAATCGCTGGGCATCAGCTACACGGCCAACACGCTTGCGAAGGTGAAGGCGAAAAATCCGCATGTCCGCTTCATCTGGATCATGGGGGCCGACAATCTGAAAAGTTTTCACCGCTGGCAGAAATGGCGGACGATCGCAGAAACATTTCCGATTGCCGTCATCGATCGGCCAGGTTCCACTTTGTCCTACCTCTCCTCGACCATGGCGCATGCTTTCAGCCAGGCGCGGATAGATGAGGATGACGCGGGTGTGCTTTGGAAAAAACGGGCGCCTGCCTGGGTCTTCATTCACGGTCCCCGTTCCACGCTCAGTTCCACGGCGCTGCGCAATAATCACAAATGA
- a CDS encoding glutamate-5-semialdehyde dehydrogenase produces MPEQAVKQSHDIDALMMTIGAQAKAASRPLSIAGTDQKNRALLAMASAIEASKDAILAANRKDLAAAETAGLAASFVDRLTLNDARIAGIAEGIRSVAALPDPVGEVIAAWDRPNGLKIERVRTPLGVIGVIYESRPNVTADAGALCLKAGNAVILRGGSDSQYSSRAIHACLVEGLKIAGLPEHAIQLVPVTDRAAVGALLGGLNGSVDVIVPRGGKSLVARVQSEARVPVFAHLEGICHIYVDASADLDMAKRIVVNAKMRRTGICGAAETLLVDAAAVSTHLAPLVNDLIAAGCEVRGSQAVRNVVEGLKAATEEDWRTEYLDAIISVAVVEGISGAIDHIGTYSSNHTEAVIAEDPDVVERFFNELDSAILLHNASTQFADGGEFGMGAEIGIATGKMHARGPVGVEQLTSFKYRVRGTGQTRT; encoded by the coding sequence ATGCCTGAACAGGCCGTGAAGCAGAGCCATGATATCGACGCGCTGATGATGACCATCGGCGCTCAGGCAAAAGCTGCTTCGCGACCGTTGTCCATCGCCGGCACCGACCAGAAGAACCGCGCGCTTCTCGCCATGGCATCCGCCATCGAGGCGTCGAAGGACGCGATCCTCGCTGCCAACCGCAAGGATCTGGCGGCGGCGGAAACCGCCGGTCTTGCCGCTTCCTTCGTGGACAGGCTCACGCTCAACGATGCGCGGATCGCTGGTATCGCCGAAGGTATCCGCTCGGTTGCGGCGCTGCCCGATCCGGTCGGCGAGGTCATCGCCGCCTGGGATCGTCCGAACGGGCTGAAGATCGAGCGCGTACGCACACCGCTTGGTGTTATCGGCGTCATTTACGAAAGCCGCCCGAATGTAACGGCGGATGCCGGCGCACTTTGCCTCAAGGCCGGCAATGCGGTCATCCTGCGCGGCGGTTCGGATTCGCAATATTCATCGCGTGCTATCCATGCCTGCCTCGTGGAGGGTTTGAAGATTGCCGGGCTTCCCGAACATGCCATTCAGCTTGTGCCGGTGACAGACCGTGCCGCGGTCGGCGCGCTTTTGGGCGGATTGAACGGCTCGGTTGATGTGATTGTGCCGCGCGGCGGCAAAAGCCTGGTTGCGCGGGTGCAGTCTGAGGCACGGGTGCCCGTCTTCGCCCATCTGGAAGGCATTTGCCATATCTATGTCGATGCCTCGGCCGATCTCGACATGGCAAAACGCATTGTCGTTAATGCCAAGATGCGCCGCACCGGTATTTGCGGGGCGGCGGAGACATTGCTGGTCGATGCCGCCGCTGTCTCCACGCATCTCGCACCGCTCGTTAATGATTTGATTGCGGCCGGTTGCGAAGTGCGTGGCTCGCAGGCGGTTCGAAACGTGGTTGAGGGCCTGAAGGCCGCGACGGAAGAGGACTGGCGGACCGAATATCTCGATGCGATCATTTCGGTCGCGGTGGTTGAGGGTATTTCAGGTGCGATCGATCACATCGGCACCTATTCGTCCAACCATACCGAGGCTGTAATCGCCGAAGACCCTGATGTGGTCGAGCGCTTCTTCAATGAACTCGATTCGGCCATTCTGCTGCACAATGCCTCGACGCAATTTGCCGATGGCGGCGAATTCGGCATGGGCGCGGAAATCGGTATCGCCACGGGCAAGATGCACGCGCGCGGTCCCGTCGGTGTCGAGCAGCTTACCTCGTTCAAATACCGTGTGCGCGGCACCGGCCAGACACGGACCTGA
- the proB gene encoding glutamate 5-kinase, which translates to MSLTRKPLASHHRIVIKIGSALLVDRKTGLKKDWLDAICEDIAALKKNGADVQVVSSGAIALGRTVLGLPSGALKLEESQAAAAVGQIALARAWSESLSRHEIVAGQILLTLSDTEERRRYLNARATINQLLKIGAIPIINENDTVATTEIRYGDNDRLAARVATMTGADLLVLLSDIDGLYTAPPHLDPDAKFLETIADITPEIEAMAGGAASELSRGGMRTKIDAGKIATAAGCGMIIASGKTLNPLKAIENGARSSWFAPSGTPVTARKTWIAGQLQPAGEIHVDAGAEKALYAGKSLLPAGVRTVKGNFGRGDAVAIIGVEGREIARGLAGYDAEEARLIIGHKSNEIEAILGYVGRAAMIHRDDLVMTGAAVKVKHAKKDEIHA; encoded by the coding sequence ATGAGCCTGACGCGCAAGCCGCTGGCGAGCCACCACCGGATCGTCATCAAGATCGGATCGGCGCTTCTGGTGGACCGGAAGACCGGCCTGAAGAAGGACTGGCTCGATGCCATCTGTGAGGATATCGCCGCGCTGAAGAAAAACGGTGCGGATGTTCAGGTCGTGTCTTCGGGCGCGATTGCGCTTGGCCGCACTGTGCTCGGCCTGCCTTCCGGCGCATTGAAGCTGGAAGAAAGCCAGGCGGCGGCGGCTGTCGGCCAGATCGCGCTGGCGCGGGCATGGTCGGAAAGCCTGTCGCGGCACGAAATCGTCGCCGGGCAGATTCTGTTGACGTTGTCTGACACCGAAGAGCGGCGCCGTTATCTCAATGCGCGCGCCACGATTAATCAGCTCCTGAAAATCGGCGCTATTCCGATCATCAATGAAAACGATACCGTGGCGACCACCGAAATCCGTTATGGCGACAATGACCGTCTTGCGGCGCGCGTGGCGACCATGACGGGTGCGGATCTGCTGGTCCTGCTGTCGGATATTGACGGGCTTTATACGGCCCCGCCGCATCTTGATCCGGATGCAAAATTCCTTGAGACGATCGCTGATATCACCCCCGAAATCGAGGCCATGGCGGGCGGGGCGGCCTCCGAGCTTTCGCGCGGCGGCATGCGCACCAAGATCGATGCTGGCAAGATCGCGACCGCTGCCGGCTGCGGCATGATCATCGCCTCCGGCAAGACGCTCAATCCGCTGAAGGCCATTGAAAATGGCGCCCGTTCCTCGTGGTTTGCGCCATCAGGTACGCCGGTGACAGCGCGCAAGACCTGGATTGCCGGGCAATTGCAGCCGGCTGGCGAAATCCACGTGGATGCCGGCGCGGAAAAGGCCCTTTATGCCGGCAAAAGCCTGCTTCCCGCGGGTGTGCGGACGGTGAAGGGCAATTTCGGACGCGGTGATGCGGTTGCCATTATCGGTGTCGAAGGTCGTGAAATTGCGCGCGGTCTTGCGGGTTATGACGCGGAAGAGGCGCGTCTCATCATCGGTCACAAGTCCAACGAGATCGAGGCGATCCTCGGTTATGTCGGGCGGGCGGCGATGATCCATCGTGACGACCTCGTGATGACCGGCGCTGCCGTTAAAGTTAAACATGCAAAGAAGGATGAGATCCATGCCTGA
- the obgE gene encoding GTPase ObgE — protein sequence MKFLDEAKVYIKSGDGGAGAVSFRREKFIEFGGPDGGDGGRGGDVWVEVVNGLNTLIDFRFQQHFKASIGQHGMGKTRTGAKGSDVVLRVPVGTQIFEEDNETLIVDLTKEGQRFRLAAGGNGGFGNAYFKSSTNQAPTHANPGLAGEEKTVWLRLKLIADAGLVGLPNAGKSTFLATVTRARPKIANYPFTTLHPNLGVATIDGREFVLADIPGLIEGAHEGVGIGDRFLGHVERTRVLLHLVSAQEEKVGKAYKTVKAELDAYGGGLTDKAEIVALSQIDVLDEKELKKKAKELEKACGRPPLLLSAAAHIGMTEALRALRDIIVSASNGGETALPDRSMPHEDSEAEEGDDRL from the coding sequence ATGAAATTTCTCGATGAAGCAAAAGTCTATATCAAGTCCGGCGATGGCGGCGCGGGTGCCGTGTCCTTCCGGCGCGAAAAATTCATCGAATTCGGTGGTCCTGACGGTGGCGACGGCGGACGCGGCGGCGATGTCTGGGTTGAGGTGGTCAACGGTCTCAACACGCTGATCGACTTCCGTTTCCAGCAGCATTTCAAGGCCTCGATCGGACAGCACGGCATGGGCAAGACCCGCACCGGCGCCAAGGGGTCGGATGTGGTGCTGAGGGTGCCGGTGGGCACGCAGATTTTCGAGGAAGATAACGAGACGCTGATCGTTGACCTTACCAAGGAAGGCCAGCGCTTCCGTCTCGCCGCCGGCGGTAATGGCGGCTTCGGCAATGCCTATTTCAAGTCGTCCACCAACCAGGCGCCCACCCATGCCAATCCGGGCCTTGCGGGTGAGGAAAAGACGGTCTGGCTTCGCCTGAAGCTGATCGCCGATGCCGGTCTCGTCGGTCTGCCCAATGCAGGCAAGTCCACTTTTCTTGCGACCGTGACCCGCGCACGGCCGAAGATCGCCAATTATCCCTTCACCACGCTGCATCCGAACCTTGGCGTTGCGACCATTGATGGCCGCGAATTCGTGCTTGCCGATATTCCCGGCCTGATCGAAGGCGCGCATGAGGGTGTCGGCATCGGCGACCGCTTCCTTGGTCACGTCGAGCGCACCCGCGTGCTTCTGCATCTCGTCTCCGCACAGGAAGAAAAAGTCGGCAAGGCCTATAAGACGGTCAAGGCCGAGCTGGACGCCTATGGCGGCGGGCTGACGGACAAGGCGGAAATCGTCGCGCTGTCGCAGATCGACGTGCTGGATGAAAAAGAACTGAAAAAGAAGGCCAAGGAACTGGAAAAGGCCTGCGGCCGCCCGCCGCTTCTTCTGTCGGCTGCCGCGCATATCGGCATGACGGAGGCGTTGCGCGCCCTTCGCGACATCATCGTTTCGGCGAGCAATGGCGGCGAAACCGCACTTCCCGACCGGTCGATGCCGCATGAGGACAGCGAGGCCGAGGAAGGGGACGACCGCCTATGA
- a CDS encoding GNAT family N-acetyltransferase, with protein MSALELTRRRTSTIVAPPGPCPVIETKRLVLRPQRLSDAGSIAESLGDFAVTRMLARVPAPYHKQDALEWLVLRTSGTLPDWDFAITSGDDTLIGVVSVELRHGEWHLGYWLNRFYWGKGYMTEAVAAVVERFFRRMPGVILHSGVFADNPASLRVQEKLGFRVTGCHQIYATARAAMVAHIDTMITAEDFIAPRR; from the coding sequence ATGAGTGCGCTCGAACTGACCCGACGGCGAACTTCCACCATCGTGGCGCCGCCCGGCCCCTGCCCCGTCATCGAGACAAAGCGTCTGGTGTTGCGGCCGCAGCGGCTTTCCGATGCCGGCAGCATTGCGGAATCGCTTGGCGATTTCGCCGTGACGAGGATGCTGGCCCGCGTTCCCGCGCCCTACCACAAGCAGGATGCGCTGGAATGGCTGGTCCTGCGCACCTCCGGCACCCTGCCCGACTGGGATTTCGCCATTACCAGTGGTGACGATACCCTGATCGGCGTGGTCTCGGTGGAATTGCGGCATGGCGAGTGGCATCTCGGCTACTGGCTGAACCGCTTCTACTGGGGCAAGGGTTACATGACCGAGGCGGTGGCTGCCGTGGTCGAGCGCTTCTTCCGCCGTATGCCCGGGGTGATCCTTCATTCCGGCGTGTTTGCGGATAATCCCGCTTCGCTGCGTGTGCAGGAGAAACTCGGTTTCCGGGTGACCGGCTGCCACCAGATCTACGCCACGGCGCGTGCCGCCATGGTGGCCCATATCGACACGATGATCACGGCGGAAGATTTCATTGCGCCGCGTCGCTGA
- a CDS encoding GNAT family N-acetyltransferase → MQAELLRVDQSRSPEERPRPDRSRSDCPVLLSQRLVLRKPHEEDIDALAHLANNANIATMVSRMPHPYTAKDAADFVRRSKAGEIGKCVYAITRMDNGEFLGCCALEPQEDEKTLEIGYWLGEPYWNRGYMTEAAHALIDMAFRTREIDQIDARCRVTNIASRRVIQKCGFQFQGSGMVGSLALGGMVPVEWYRLDRKTWVSLKSWGDMG, encoded by the coding sequence ATGCAAGCTGAATTGTTGAGGGTCGACCAATCACGGTCACCCGAGGAACGGCCGAGGCCCGATCGGTCGAGGAGCGATTGCCCCGTTTTACTGTCGCAGAGGCTGGTTTTGCGCAAGCCTCACGAAGAAGACATCGACGCCCTTGCCCATCTTGCCAACAATGCCAATATCGCGACCATGGTGTCGCGTATGCCGCACCCCTACACGGCGAAAGACGCCGCGGATTTTGTGCGACGCTCCAAAGCTGGCGAGATTGGCAAGTGCGTCTATGCGATTACCCGCATGGACAATGGCGAGTTTCTGGGCTGCTGCGCGCTCGAACCCCAGGAAGACGAAAAGACGCTGGAAATCGGTTACTGGCTGGGGGAACCCTACTGGAACCGGGGTTACATGACGGAAGCGGCGCATGCGCTGATCGACATGGCTTTCCGCACGCGTGAAATCGACCAGATCGATGCCCGTTGCCGGGTCACCAACATTGCTTCGCGCCGCGTCATCCAGAAGTGCGGTTTCCAGTTCCAGGGCTCCGGCATGGTCGGGTCTCTGGCGCTCGGCGGCATGGTGCCGGTCGAATGGTACAGGCTGGACCGCAAGACCTGGGTTTCGCTGAAGAGCTGGGGGGATATGGGATGA
- the rpmA gene encoding 50S ribosomal protein L27: MAHKKAGGSSRNGRDSESKRLGVKKFGGEAVIPGNIILRQRGTQWHPGANVGIGKDHTIFALTAGNVNFRTKANGRVFVSVAPKAEAAE, translated from the coding sequence ATGGCACACAAAAAAGCTGGCGGTTCCTCGCGTAACGGTCGCGATTCCGAATCCAAGCGCCTTGGCGTGAAGAAGTTCGGCGGCGAAGCCGTCATTCCAGGCAACATTATTCTGCGTCAGCGCGGAACGCAGTGGCATCCGGGCGCCAACGTCGGCATCGGCAAGGACCACACGATTTTCGCACTGACCGCAGGCAACGTGAACTTCCGCACGAAGGCCAACGGCCGCGTATTCGTATCCGTGGCCCCGAAAGCGGAAGCCGCAGAATAA
- the rplU gene encoding 50S ribosomal protein L21 produces MFAVIKTGGKQYRVAADAVLTIEKLEAEAGATVEFTEVLVVGEGADAKIGAPFVKGAIVKAEVVEHNRGKKVIAFKKRRRQNSKRSRGHRQHHTVVRITDIVAA; encoded by the coding sequence ATGTTCGCAGTCATCAAGACCGGCGGTAAGCAGTACCGCGTAGCGGCCGACGCCGTGCTGACCATCGAAAAGCTGGAAGCAGAGGCAGGCGCAACTGTAGAATTCACCGAAGTTCTCGTTGTTGGCGAAGGCGCCGACGCCAAGATCGGTGCTCCCTTCGTCAAGGGCGCCATCGTCAAGGCTGAAGTTGTCGAGCACAATCGCGGCAAGAAGGTCATCGCCTTCAAGAAGCGTCGTCGTCAGAACTCCAAGCGTTCGCGCGGCCATCGTCAGCATCACACTGTCGTCCGCATCACGGACATCGTTGCTGCCTGA
- a CDS encoding metallopeptidase family protein: protein MARIDQTDDWRDRHAPTLSAFESLAIEAYGHLPEEFRALTKDLIIEIADFPTDDVFEDMALETPFDLLGLFEGRGISERFTMETGEMVNRITLYRRPILDYWAENEETLGDIITHVLIHEIGHHFGLSDDDMERIEESADEAAADR from the coding sequence ATGGCCCGCATAGACCAGACCGACGATTGGCGGGACCGCCATGCGCCGACGCTTTCCGCCTTCGAGTCGCTTGCGATCGAGGCATATGGCCACCTGCCGGAAGAATTTCGCGCATTGACGAAAGATCTCATCATCGAGATCGCCGATTTTCCGACCGATGACGTGTTCGAGGACATGGCGCTTGAAACGCCTTTCGACCTTCTCGGACTGTTCGAAGGGCGCGGCATCTCCGAACGTTTCACCATGGAAACGGGCGAGATGGTGAACCGCATCACGCTCTATCGCCGTCCCATTCTCGACTACTGGGCCGAGAACGAGGAAACACTTGGTGATATCATCACCCATGTCCTGATCCACGAGATCGGCCATCATTTCGGCCTGTCGGATGACGATATGGAGCGGATCGAGGAAAGCGCCGACGAGGCCGCCGCCGATCGCTGA
- a CDS encoding DUF1737 domain-containing protein: MKVYRFITGPDDSKFCHRVTEALNKGWELAGSPSYAFNAASGVMHCGQAVTKVVEGKEYHPDMKLGEQ; this comes from the coding sequence GTGAAGGTCTATCGTTTCATAACCGGTCCGGACGACTCCAAATTCTGTCACCGGGTCACCGAAGCGCTGAACAAGGGCTGGGAACTTGCCGGTTCGCCGAGCTATGCCTTCAATGCCGCGAGCGGCGTCATGCATTGCGGCCAGGCCGTGACCAAGGTGGTCGAAGGCAAGGAATACCATCCGGACATGAAGCTCGGCGAGCAGTGA
- a CDS encoding CoA ester lyase, protein MVNFSENISVRPRRSLLSVPAINVRALEKIRELDCDGVILDLEDSVAPDMKGKARDNLERLFSDGLLAGRETIIRINPLSTPEGKADVRLVLSCLPDAVLLPKVEQPADINDLADLLAEADAPGRLKVWAMIETPFGVLNAASIADAAHTPDARLAAFVIGLNDLRKETRVPSLPGRTYLVPWMMQVVLAARAYGLDVIDSVSNDFRDMAVFDAECEQGRAMGFDGKMLIHPAQIEPANRHFAPDEAAVADAREIIAAFAKPESVELNVINMNGRMIERLHVGQAERLVAMADIIAQRKAKKT, encoded by the coding sequence ATCGTCAATTTTTCCGAAAATATTTCCGTGAGACCACGTCGTTCATTGCTGTCAGTTCCGGCCATCAATGTCCGGGCACTCGAAAAAATCCGCGAGCTTGACTGCGACGGGGTGATCCTCGATCTGGAGGATTCCGTTGCGCCCGACATGAAGGGCAAGGCACGGGACAATCTGGAAAGGCTGTTTTCGGACGGACTTCTCGCCGGGCGCGAGACCATAATCCGCATCAACCCTCTGTCGACGCCGGAGGGGAAAGCGGATGTGAGGCTTGTGCTTTCCTGCCTGCCGGATGCGGTTCTTTTGCCCAAGGTGGAGCAGCCCGCCGACATTAATGATCTGGCCGATCTTCTCGCCGAGGCCGATGCGCCCGGGCGCCTGAAAGTCTGGGCGATGATCGAAACACCGTTCGGGGTCCTGAATGCCGCTTCGATTGCCGATGCGGCCCATACGCCGGATGCGCGGCTTGCGGCCTTCGTTATCGGCCTCAACGATCTGCGCAAGGAAACACGCGTTCCGTCGCTTCCCGGACGCACTTATCTCGTGCCGTGGATGATGCAGGTCGTGCTGGCCGCCCGGGCTTACGGGCTGGACGTCATCGACAGCGTCTCGAATGATTTTCGCGATATGGCGGTTTTTGACGCTGAATGCGAACAGGGGCGCGCCATGGGATTTGATGGCAAGATGCTGATCCATCCTGCCCAGATCGAACCGGCCAACCGGCATTTCGCCCCGGATGAAGCGGCGGTTGCGGACGCCCGCGAGATCATTGCCGCTTTCGCAAAACCGGAATCTGTGGAATTGAACGTCATCAACATGAACGGTCGGATGATCGAACGGCTGCATGTGGGCCAGGCCGAAAGGCTGGTCGCCATGGCCGATATCATCGCGCAAAGAAAGGCGAAAAAAACGTGA
- the leuD gene encoding 3-isopropylmalate dehydratase small subunit → MEKFTKLTGVAAPMPVVNIDTDMIIPKDYLKTIKRTGLGKGLFAESRYLEDGSPNPDFVLNKPAYQNAQILVAGDNFGCGSSREHAPWALLDFGIRCVISTSFADIFYNNCFKNGILPVVVSPENLEKLLDDASRGSNAVLSIDLERQEISGPDGGTITFEIDEFKRHCMLNGLDDIGLTLEHSGAIDTFEKANASVRPWA, encoded by the coding sequence ATGGAAAAATTCACCAAGCTGACGGGCGTTGCCGCGCCCATGCCGGTGGTCAATATCGATACCGATATGATCATTCCGAAAGACTATCTGAAGACCATCAAGCGCACGGGCCTTGGCAAAGGCCTCTTCGCCGAGTCGCGTTATCTTGAGGACGGTTCGCCCAATCCGGATTTCGTGCTGAACAAACCCGCTTATCAGAACGCCCAGATTCTTGTGGCCGGCGACAATTTCGGCTGCGGTTCCTCGCGCGAACATGCGCCATGGGCACTTCTCGATTTCGGCATCCGCTGCGTGATCTCCACCAGCTTCGCCGACATCTTCTACAATAACTGTTTCAAGAACGGCATTCTGCCTGTTGTCGTCAGCCCCGAGAACCTCGAAAAGCTGCTGGACGATGCTTCGCGCGGATCGAACGCCGTTCTGTCCATCGATCTGGAACGCCAGGAAATCAGCGGCCCCGACGGCGGCACGATTACCTTCGAGATCGACGAATTCAAGCGCCATTGCATGCTGAACGGTCTGGACGATATCGGCCTGACGCTGGAACATTCCGGCGCTATCGACACGTTTGAAAAGGCGAACGCCTCGGTTCGCCCCTGGGCCTGA
- the leuB gene encoding 3-isopropylmalate dehydrogenase, with amino-acid sequence MTVRSLFLLPGDGIGPEAMAEVRKLIDYMNSAQNAGFTVSEGLVGGSAYDAHGVAISDADMEKALAADAILFGAVGGPKWDGVPYEHRPEAGLLRLRKDLELFANLRPAICYPALAAASSLKPELVEGLDILIVRELTGGVYFGEPKQIIDLGNGQKRGIDTQIYDTFEIERIASVAFELARTRDNRVCSMEKRNVMKSGVLWNQVVTETHAAKYKDVQLEHMLADAGGMQLVRKPKQFDVIVTDNLFGDMLSDVAAMLTGSLGMLPSASLGAPDAKTGKRKAMYEPVHGSAPDIAGNGIANPIAMIASFAMCLRYSFNMVDEATKLEAAIANVLDKGIRTADIMADGCRQVGTGEMGDAVLAEFKALSA; translated from the coding sequence ATGACAGTCCGTTCGCTTTTCCTGCTGCCCGGTGACGGTATCGGCCCCGAAGCCATGGCTGAGGTCCGCAAGCTGATCGATTATATGAACAGCGCGCAAAATGCCGGCTTCACCGTTTCGGAAGGCCTCGTTGGCGGTTCCGCTTACGACGCCCATGGCGTGGCTATTTCCGATGCGGACATGGAAAAGGCGCTTGCCGCCGATGCAATCCTGTTCGGCGCCGTTGGCGGCCCAAAATGGGATGGCGTTCCCTACGAGCATCGCCCGGAAGCGGGTCTGCTGCGCCTGCGCAAGGACCTCGAACTTTTCGCCAATCTGCGCCCTGCCATCTGCTACCCGGCACTCGCCGCCGCCTCCTCGCTGAAGCCGGAGCTGGTTGAAGGCCTCGATATCCTCATCGTTCGCGAACTGACCGGCGGCGTTTATTTCGGTGAACCGAAGCAGATCATCGATCTCGGCAACGGCCAGAAGCGCGGCATCGACACGCAGATCTACGACACCTTCGAGATCGAGCGCATCGCCAGCGTCGCTTTCGAACTGGCCCGCACCCGCGACAACCGCGTCTGCTCGATGGAAAAGCGCAACGTCATGAAATCAGGCGTTTTGTGGAACCAGGTCGTCACCGAAACCCACGCCGCCAAATACAAGGACGTGCAACTGGAGCATATGCTGGCCGATGCCGGCGGCATGCAGCTGGTGCGCAAACCCAAGCAGTTCGACGTGATCGTGACCGACAACCTCTTCGGCGACATGCTCTCCGACGTTGCCGCCATGCTCACCGGCTCGCTCGGCATGCTGCCTTCCGCCTCGCTTGGCGCACCTGATGCCAAGACCGGCAAGCGCAAGGCCATGTATGAGCCGGTGCACGGTTCGGCTCCTGACATTGCCGGCAACGGCATCGCCAACCCCATCGCCATGATCGCCTCCTTCGCCATGTGCCTGCGCTACTCGTTCAACATGGTTGACGAGGCGACCAAGCTCGAGGCGGCAATCGCCAACGTGCTGGACAAGGGCATCCGCACCGCCGACATCATGGCCGATGGCTGCCGTCAGGTCGGCACCGGTGAAATGGGTGACGCGGTTCTCGCCGAATTCAAGGCGCTTTCGGCGTAA